DNA sequence from the Candidatus Cloacimonadaceae bacterium genome:
CATGCATGAGCAATCGCTGATTGCCAACTTAAACATCTCCCAAATCTGTCAAGAAAATGTGAATTGGAAGCACTTAGACCACTTATTCTCCAAGTGCTCTGGTAAAGCAGCGTAGAATGGTGATGGTTTTTGAACAGTCTCAAATAGATAAATGCCTCAATTAGGACAAGTTTTACTTGACATATTTTGCGCCCTTGTTTACGTGGTGGATTAGGACTGTCTTTTTCACAATGTGGTATGATAGCAGTCAAAGTTTATAGAAAAAATGGAATCTAAACCTAAAAAAGGAGACATTATGAAAACTAATGTTTACAAACTGATGCTTCTGCTGGTTTTCTCGGTAGTGGCTTTCGGAGCATGGGCTGTGGTGAGCGATTACGCTTTCACCGGCACTGCCGGAACCTATACTGAAATCACCGGAGGAACCGTTCTGGGGACTACCCCGGAGCTCGATAACGAGAGTTTCAATGCCATCCCGCTGGGCTTCACCTTCACTTATGATGGTATTGCCTACACCGAGGTGAGCATCCAGGCAAACGGCTTTCTTGCCATGGGCAGCACCGTTGCCAGCAGCTATCTTGCCATCAGTGGCGCGACCGCCACAAACAACGTCATCGTCGCTCTCAACCGCGATATCAAAGGAAGAACCGACGGACAGCTTTCATATCTGCTCACCGGCACCGCGCCGAGCCGCGTGTTCACGGTGCAGTGGAAAAACTATCGCCGCGTGCCGACTACCGCCGTGAACGATATCTTCAACTTCCAGATCAAGCTGCACGAAGGCAGCAACCAGGTAAAATTTGTTTATGGACCATTTACTGCAGTCACCGTTTCCACCGCCGCCACAGTGCAGGTGGGGATTCGCGGAGACAGCATTGCGGATTTCAACAACCGCGCTACTACCACCGATTGGAGCGCCACCACAGCAGGAACCGCCGCGAACTCAAACTGCACACTCAGCGCCACGGTCTTCCCCGCAAGCGGTCTGACCTTCGCTTTCGCACCTTCTCAACAAGGTGAACCACCCTTACCGGCACAAAACCCAGTCCCGGCAAATAGCGCCATCAACGTCTCCCTCGGCGTCAACCTCAGTTGGTTGACCGGCGGCGGCACTCCCACAGGATACAAAGTCTTCCTTGGGACAAACAACCCGCCCACCAACATGGTGAATGGAACGATCCAGACCGGATATGTCTATGATCATCCCACTGATCTCATCTACAGCACAGTCTATTATTGGAAGATAGTTCCTTTCAACGAATTCGGCGATGCCTTGAATTGCCCGTTGTGGCAGTTCACCACACTCGCGGATCCTACTATCACCACCTATCCCTATGTGCAGAACTTCGATACCGTCACCCCTCCGGGGCTGCCGGTTGGATGGTCCACCATCAACGCCAATGCGGACATCTACACTTGGGAAACCTTTGCCGGAACAGCGCACTCAGCTCCAAACTGTGCCCGCATTCGTTACAACACAACTGTCGCGATGAATGATTGGCTGGTCGCTCCTCCCCTGCAGGTGAATGGAGAATACTTCTATCGCCTCAGTTTCTTTTACCGTGCAAACAGCGCCACTTATCCGGAAAAGCTCTCCGTGTTTTGGGGAACCTCTCCCACCGCCGCGGCGATGACCAACCAGCTCTTCACCAACCAAAACATCACCAATATCACCTATGTCGAAGCAGTCGGTCTCATCGATCCTCCGCAGTCCGGTACGATCTATATCGGTTTTCATGGACATAGTGCCATGGACATGTTCTATCTTCATCTGGATAACGTGACCATCACCGAAGTTGTAGAAATCATCAATCCTCCGACCGGACTGACCGCCACCCTGCAAAACATCAACAACGTGCACCTTTCCTGGGTTGCCCCCGTAACTTCTGCTCCTCCAGGACTTTCCGATGGTTCTGAGACCAGAGACCCCTCCCGCGCCCTCCTTGGGTACAAGGTTTACCGCGACGGAGCTTTGATCCACACCATCACCAACCCCGCCACGGTTGCCTATATTGATCCCAGCTTGGCTGTCGGCACTTATAGCTACACTGTAACCGCAGTATTTACTACCGGAGAATCCGTTCCCGCAGGACCGGTCAGCGTCACCATCAATCCTCCGCTTCTGCCCCCGGTGAATCTGACTGCCACGGTGCTAAACAACAACAATGTGCGGCTTGCCTGGGAAGCTCCCGGCACTCCACCGCCTCCACCTCCCGGCTTCTCAGACGGTTTCGAGAGCTACCCGAATTTTGCACTAACTTTTGCTCCTTGGGTGCTTGTGGACGTGGATCTTTCCACCACTTACGGCATGGAAGCCACGACATGGCCAAATGAGAATGCCGCGATGGCTTACATGATCTTCAATCCCAGCGCGACCACTCCTCCGATGACCACACTTACCCCAAATTCCGGCAGCAAAATGGCGGCAAGTTTTGCATCAACGACCCCCATCAACAACGACTGGATGATCTCGCCACCGATCCCGATCGCCAGTGCTGCCACAACATTGAACTTCTGGGCAAGATCCTATACTGCCCAATACGGCTTGGAAAGATTCAAGATCGGTATTTCAGCAGGTGGAACCGCCCCGGCAAACTTCACCATCATCAGTGGCGCAAGCTATATTCAGGCACCAATCACATGGACGAACTATAGCTACTCGCTTGCCGCATACAACGGTCAAACCATCCGTTTCGCGATCCAATGCGTGTCCGACGACGCCTTCATCTTCTTCGTGGACGATGTGTCTGTGGGAGTTCCCACCGGCAGAGAAAGCGTACCGCTAATCGCCAGCTCCACTATTGATCTGGAAGCAAGAGCCATTCGCAGCGTCGGAACCCCAGTTCTCGCACCTGCCGAGACCGAAGAACCCACCCGCCAACTGACGGGCTATAAGGTCTATCGCAACGGTCTATTGATCAACACCATCACCAATCCCGCCACCCTGATCTATGACGATCTCGGCTTGGCGGTCGGCACTTATAACTACACTGTGACTGCTGTTTACACCTACGGCGAATCCGTTCCCGCAGGTCCCGTCAGCGTCACCATCACTCCTGCTCTCCTGCCACCGCTGAATCTAACCGCAGCTGTGGACGGCAATGACGTCACCCTGGACTGGGACAGCCCCGTCACTCCTCCCACAGGCTCTTGGATCACCTGGTGCAACGATGTGCTTGGCAATTCCGTCGGCACGAACGCAGTAGCATTATTCGATGTCGCTCATCGTTTCGATCAAACCGATCTCGCGCCTCACGCAGGTGGAACTGTCACCCGGATCAAGTTTGTGCCAGCCTTCCTAAATTGCGCATACACAGTCAAAGTATGGACCGGCGGAAACGCAACTAACGCCGGAACGCTCGTTTCATCGCAATTGGTTTCCCCCTTTATTGAAGACGAATGGAACACCGTGGTGTTGAACACCCCTATTCTTATCCCGACCACCGGAGATCTTTACGTCGGATTCGAAGCCAACACCCAGGGTGGATATCCTGCCGGCTGCGATGCAGGTCCTCAGATCCAAGGCAAGGGCAACATGATCTATTGGAGCAATGCCTGGACGACCTTGACCGCCTTGGCTCCGTCCCTCACCTACAATTGGCTGATCCAGGCATTTGTCGCTCAAGGCACTGCCATGAAAGCGATCGAACCCACACCTATTGCCGAAAATCGCAGCCGCTATATCAACAACGCAGCCCTCGCTTTGCAGACCAAGAACTTGATGCGCAACGAACGCAATGTCATCGGCTTCAAGATCTATCGCGGCGGCACCCTGATCCACACGATCAACGACCCTGCGATCACTGCCTACACCGATATGGATCTTGCCAACGGCACCTATAACTATGGGGTGACCACCACCTACACCCACGGTGAATCCGTTCCCGCAACCGTTCAGGCGGTGGTGAACGTTCAATTGGCAACCACGATCTTCGAAGACGGCTTTGAGACCTATCCCAATTTCGCGAATCTTTTCGCGCCCTGGACTCTGCTTGATATCGATCAATCACCCACCTACGGTTTCACCGGAATCGAATTCCCCGGCTCCGGCGCACAGATGGCATACATCGTATTCAATCCCTCCGCGACCACGCCTCCGATCACCACTCTGATTCCTCACGGTGGAGCCAAAATGGCTGCCTCATTTGCTGCCACGGTACCTCCCAATAACGATTGGATGATCGCCACCAGAGCGCATCTCGGCACCAATAGCGCCATCCGGTTCTATGCCAGATCCCACGCCTCGACATGGGGACTGGAAAGATTCCGCATCGGAATCTCCACTCAGCCAAACATCATTGTGCAGAGTTTCCAGTATATCACCGGCACCACCTATGTGGAAGCTCCGGTCAACTGGACGGAATATGTCTATGACCTCTCCGCCTATGACGGACAGAGCGTCTGGATCGCCATCCGATGCGTCTCAAACGATGCATTCGTCTTCTATGTGGATAATTTCACCATCCACAGCGTCGGCGGATGGGTCAGCAACGACGACAACATGGCTCCTGCCATCAGTACGTCTCTAATCGGAAACTATCCCAATCCTTTCAACCCGGAAACCACCATCCGCTTCAGCATCAAGGATGCGGCTCCGGTGACTATCCAAATCTATAACGTGAAAGGTCAGCTCGTCAAAACCCTCGTCAACGAGATCAAAGACAGCGGCAACCACAACGTGATCTGGAAAGGATTGGACAACAACAATCGTCCTGTTTCAAGCGGTGTCTATTTCTACAAAATGAATACAGGCAAATACAGCAGCACCAAAAAGATGATCCTGATGAAATAGTATCAGTTGACAATGTGATGCCTTAATGCCCTGTAAATAAGGGTTTCCTGAGGCATTGCCAAATTGTGTGTTGAGGGCACGGTTGAAAAACCGTGCCCTCACTCGTTTTTGGATCGGATTTATCCAGGCAGGTTGATTCACTGGAAGAACTGCTTCGGTATCAAAGGGCAATCGGAGGATCGACCAAAGACATGACTGCCAAAAGAAATAGTGGTTTTTTTTGCTGAGTGATTACCAGCTATTCAATCTTGCTTTGAGGATTTTCGGTTCAGAGTTTTAGTTTGATATACAGCGTTTCGACTACATAATTGCCGGCGTCAAAAACGGGCAGGCTGAGCAGTGCCTTGCGATAGTGATCCAGTTGATCGAGTTCATGGATGCCGCCGGTCTTGAAATCCACTATCAAAGCGGCTTTCGCTTTCGTATCCAGCATGAGACGGTCGAGGCGATATTCTCTGCCGCGATGTTGGATGCCAAACTCCGTGAAGACCTTGTCCCAGCGCGCATCAAAGAGCTCAGGATGCGATGCCAGCGCAAGCTTGATCTTGTCCACAAACTCGATGATCCCGCTCTCTGGGAGGACGTTGCAATAGCGGCTCAGGCATTGGCGCAGGGCGTATTGATGCTCCGTCGAGAGGTTCTTTTTGATGAAACTCAGATAACAATGCGCCAGATCGCCAAAGAGATTGTGCCGCTCCATTAGCCAGATTTTTTTCCAATCCTTATCCGCGCTTTCGGGGTTGGCGGTCATTGCGTTTTCGGCTTTGGGAAGAATAGAAGCTATGAGACGATTGAGAGGCTGCGGAGATAGTGTTTCATCCTGAGTGCTTTCATCTTCGTCAAGCACCGGAAGCGTTTCCGCCTCTGGCTTGAGACGATAATAGTCCTCTCCAACCACTACTGCGTCATCGGTGATAAAGACGTTCCTCGCCGCGTCGCAGAGCAGCTTTGGGATCGTCATCTTCGCCTTCGGATCACCGAAATATCCCACCCAGTTTTTGCTGCCTTCAAAGACGATAAAGATGTGCAGCTTTGTCTTGGCGCGGGTGAAAGCTACGTAGAGATTATTGAGCTCCTCGAGCATGGCGCGGCGCTCTGAATCCTGTTGCAGAGAGGCAAAATCCGAGTGTTCGAGCAGAGCGTTGTAATGATAGGTGAGGGCAAAATCGCTCAATTCCTTAAAGTCCGCGGAGGAGAAATTGGCATACCATTTCAGCTTTTGGGTGTCGCTTCCGTGGCGGCTGCTGAGGTTATAGAAAACGAAAACACGGTGAAATTCCAAACCCTTGGATTTGTGGATGGTTAGGAGCTGTAGATTGTCCGCACCCTCCACCGCCACCTGTTTCATAAACTCCTGCTTGCGGTTTTCCTCCAGATATTGGAGGAAATCCCCGATGCTGTTGCCGCCGGAACTTTGCTGCGCTTCAAAATCCCGCGCGACACGGATGAAACTATGCAAATTGAGATAATCGCGTTCGCTCAGCAAAGTGGCAGGCAGGCGATCCGCAATGATCTCTTCACATAGCTCCGCGATGCTTTTCGATACCGGCTCCAGCGCCTTTTGATAGTAGTATTCCGCCACCGGCACGGCAGAGAAATCGATACTTTTGACAATCTCTTCGGATCTCTCATAAGCTGAGATGCTATCGATTACGCTTTTTAGCGGTTTCGGCTTGACCAACACATAGTCCGAGCGTAAAAACGCCAGATAGTCCATCCAATCCCGATATGCCAGATAGCGAAGCCAATGCACGATTCCCGCGATCCTGCCATGATCAAGCAAATTGCTGGAAGGCTGATAGATGCTGGCGATGCCATTGTCCTCGAGGATCGCCTGAATGTCCGTGAGGTCGTTTCCCTTGCGGCAAAGGATCGCCATCGTCTCATGGGGATGAGAATCCACCGCGGGTTTGACCATAACGGAGACAAATTCCTGCATGCGGTCATCGATCGATGTCTCGATGCTTCGCGTCTGGTAGTTTTTACAGCTAAACTCGAGCAGGGAAAGAGGTTCGATCTCCGGTTTGGCGCTTGATATCTCCTCATATTTCCAATTCATGCCACTTTCTTCCAAGAAAGCGTGCATCGCCTTGTCGCTGAAGATGTTATTAATAAAGCGCATCATCATGGGACTCGAGCGCCAGGAACTTCTCAAGACCTCCGGTTCCGTCCTGCCCATACTGGGAAAGATGACTGGCAGGTTCAAAAGCAGATCGCGTTCGCCGCCGCGCCAGCCAAAGATAGATTGTTTTTCGTCTCCCACCACGACCAAGCCACCGAAGGGCTTAGTTCCTTCTCCGGCAATGATTTCCTCAATGATAGGCTTGAGGATGTTAAATTGGATCAGCGAAGTATCCTGAAACTCGTCGATCAATATGAACCGGCTGCGATGGGAGAGGAATTGATAGAATTCCGTGGCGTTGGCTTCCACCGCGAGATCAAAATTAGGCGGGTCGTCGCTGAATAACGCTTCGAGACTGAACCATGATATATCGTTGTAGGTCATGTTCTTATAGCGATAGATGAGCTCGTCGTATTCCTGTAAAATCGCTTCCCAAAGCCCCAATATCTCTTCCTGTTCCGGGATGAAAAGCGCTTGCATCAGATAGTTTGCCAATGCTTTCAGCGCTGCGTCCTGAATCGCTTGCAGCTCAGTTTTGCTTTTTCGGAACTTATTGGCGTTGAAGATGTTCTTCTCTTTGAGGATACCAAAAATCTTCAGGCAGCCGGAATCGGTCTT
Encoded proteins:
- a CDS encoding choice-of-anchor J domain-containing protein, translated to MKTNVYKLMLLLVFSVVAFGAWAVVSDYAFTGTAGTYTEITGGTVLGTTPELDNESFNAIPLGFTFTYDGIAYTEVSIQANGFLAMGSTVASSYLAISGATATNNVIVALNRDIKGRTDGQLSYLLTGTAPSRVFTVQWKNYRRVPTTAVNDIFNFQIKLHEGSNQVKFVYGPFTAVTVSTAATVQVGIRGDSIADFNNRATTTDWSATTAGTAANSNCTLSATVFPASGLTFAFAPSQQGEPPLPAQNPVPANSAINVSLGVNLSWLTGGGTPTGYKVFLGTNNPPTNMVNGTIQTGYVYDHPTDLIYSTVYYWKIVPFNEFGDALNCPLWQFTTLADPTITTYPYVQNFDTVTPPGLPVGWSTINANADIYTWETFAGTAHSAPNCARIRYNTTVAMNDWLVAPPLQVNGEYFYRLSFFYRANSATYPEKLSVFWGTSPTAAAMTNQLFTNQNITNITYVEAVGLIDPPQSGTIYIGFHGHSAMDMFYLHLDNVTITEVVEIINPPTGLTATLQNINNVHLSWVAPVTSAPPGLSDGSETRDPSRALLGYKVYRDGALIHTITNPATVAYIDPSLAVGTYSYTVTAVFTTGESVPAGPVSVTINPPLLPPVNLTATVLNNNNVRLAWEAPGTPPPPPPGFSDGFESYPNFALTFAPWVLVDVDLSTTYGMEATTWPNENAAMAYMIFNPSATTPPMTTLTPNSGSKMAASFASTTPINNDWMISPPIPIASAATTLNFWARSYTAQYGLERFKIGISAGGTAPANFTIISGASYIQAPITWTNYSYSLAAYNGQTIRFAIQCVSDDAFIFFVDDVSVGVPTGRESVPLIASSTIDLEARAIRSVGTPVLAPAETEEPTRQLTGYKVYRNGLLINTITNPATLIYDDLGLAVGTYNYTVTAVYTYGESVPAGPVSVTITPALLPPLNLTAAVDGNDVTLDWDSPVTPPTGSWITWCNDVLGNSVGTNAVALFDVAHRFDQTDLAPHAGGTVTRIKFVPAFLNCAYTVKVWTGGNATNAGTLVSSQLVSPFIEDEWNTVVLNTPILIPTTGDLYVGFEANTQGGYPAGCDAGPQIQGKGNMIYWSNAWTTLTALAPSLTYNWLIQAFVAQGTAMKAIEPTPIAENRSRYINNAALALQTKNLMRNERNVIGFKIYRGGTLIHTINDPAITAYTDMDLANGTYNYGVTTTYTHGESVPATVQAVVNVQLATTIFEDGFETYPNFANLFAPWTLLDIDQSPTYGFTGIEFPGSGAQMAYIVFNPSATTPPITTLIPHGGAKMAASFAATVPPNNDWMIATRAHLGTNSAIRFYARSHASTWGLERFRIGISTQPNIIVQSFQYITGTTYVEAPVNWTEYVYDLSAYDGQSVWIAIRCVSNDAFVFYVDNFTIHSVGGWVSNDDNMAPAISTSLIGNYPNPFNPETTIRFSIKDAAPVTIQIYNVKGQLVKTLVNEIKDSGNHNVIWKGLDNNNRPVSSGVYFYKMNTGKYSSTKKMILMK
- a CDS encoding UvrD-helicase domain-containing protein, which encodes MSDFNHRIISASAGTGKTYRLAIEYVSLVLKYYGKNEFCLDNILVLTFTRKATAEIRERIQENLSLLCSNDPKIAEVKAGLIKSLRPDGSALSIEEENMLLSALRELSADRKLLQVMTIDSYINGIFRNIVRPLRSIDRFDIDLQAVEKRMPFLLAHLMKPELKERLESLLRRRVRSSLDYYEEYFGSMIEARWLYYLITKRLKPASEGTLQAHHKLRDEVYASLQRDSFFNLSEELLNRIDLASSDKSGDLKELFNVDFVKLFGEFPATISSLMQKLIELGKTDSGCLKIFGILKEKNIFNANKFRKSKTELQAIQDAALKALANYLMQALFIPEQEEILGLWEAILQEYDELIYRYKNMTYNDISWFSLEALFSDDPPNFDLAVEANATEFYQFLSHRSRFILIDEFQDTSLIQFNILKPIIEEIIAGEGTKPFGGLVVVGDEKQSIFGWRGGERDLLLNLPVIFPSMGRTEPEVLRSSWRSSPMMMRFINNIFSDKAMHAFLEESGMNWKYEEISSAKPEIEPLSLLEFSCKNYQTRSIETSIDDRMQEFVSVMVKPAVDSHPHETMAILCRKGNDLTDIQAILEDNGIASIYQPSSNLLDHGRIAGIVHWLRYLAYRDWMDYLAFLRSDYVLVKPKPLKSVIDSISAYERSEEIVKSIDFSAVPVAEYYYQKALEPVSKSIAELCEEIIADRLPATLLSERDYLNLHSFIRVARDFEAQQSSGGNSIGDFLQYLEENRKQEFMKQVAVEGADNLQLLTIHKSKGLEFHRVFVFYNLSSRHGSDTQKLKWYANFSSADFKELSDFALTYHYNALLEHSDFASLQQDSERRAMLEELNNLYVAFTRAKTKLHIFIVFEGSKNWVGYFGDPKAKMTIPKLLCDAARNVFITDDAVVVGEDYYRLKPEAETLPVLDEDESTQDETLSPQPLNRLIASILPKAENAMTANPESADKDWKKIWLMERHNLFGDLAHCYLSFIKKNLSTEHQYALRQCLSRYCNVLPESGIIEFVDKIKLALASHPELFDARWDKVFTEFGIQHRGREYRLDRLMLDTKAKAALIVDFKTGGIHELDQLDHYRKALLSLPVFDAGNYVVETLYIKLKL